A single Mangrovimonas sp. YM274 DNA region contains:
- a CDS encoding DUF445 domain-containing protein, with translation MKKNRLGNLSLALAVCFMTIGLVFKKLHLYEGDLLEILLAGFEAAVVGGVADWFAVRALFQEIPIPYVKRHTNIIVKSREKLSAGIVDLVNNEWLSKDMLRDKIEGVSLAKPILEYLMEGNNQTAIQQTLKPELEALLMQLEAPNVVSGLEDLLRPACKGNNLAEPLGRFLKQVIEHKDHHGMLKVFLEVLKEKIADPATLEFLTAEVELQVKNQKKKGSVLKGVLVGAGQVLGAIKPVKIAKGIQEQLYELVEEMRSSPEDHKIIQALDRQLYEYGERLTSEEDPAIETINEFGEQFLLRLIDSGIVKKALTRVKEIIHEQVFVGETEHTQLLKEKVNRMLHGFYNDVSKVEGTDAWLKSTLLELIDKHHHRIGELVGESLAKLSNVELVKQIEEKVGEDLQYIRLNGALVGGLVGMIIMVFKIYILDVHT, from the coding sequence ATGAAAAAAAATAGATTAGGAAACCTGTCTTTGGCCTTGGCGGTTTGTTTCATGACCATTGGGCTTGTCTTTAAGAAGTTGCATTTGTATGAAGGTGACCTTTTGGAGATACTGTTGGCAGGTTTTGAGGCCGCGGTTGTTGGGGGTGTCGCCGATTGGTTTGCTGTAAGGGCGCTGTTTCAGGAAATCCCCATTCCTTATGTAAAACGCCATACCAATATCATTGTAAAAAGCAGGGAAAAGTTGTCTGCCGGTATTGTAGACTTGGTGAATAACGAATGGCTTTCCAAAGACATGCTAAGGGATAAAATTGAAGGAGTATCATTGGCTAAACCGATCCTTGAATATTTGATGGAAGGGAACAATCAAACAGCCATTCAACAGACCCTAAAGCCAGAATTGGAAGCTTTACTGATGCAATTGGAAGCTCCAAATGTGGTGTCTGGTTTGGAGGATTTATTGCGGCCCGCTTGCAAGGGGAATAACCTAGCGGAGCCTTTAGGTCGGTTTTTAAAGCAAGTAATAGAACATAAGGACCATCACGGGATGCTCAAGGTGTTTTTGGAGGTGCTGAAAGAAAAAATTGCGGATCCAGCAACTTTGGAATTTTTAACGGCCGAAGTAGAATTGCAAGTAAAAAATCAAAAGAAAAAAGGCTCCGTGCTTAAGGGCGTTTTAGTGGGAGCAGGTCAGGTATTGGGAGCTATAAAACCTGTTAAAATAGCCAAAGGTATTCAAGAGCAACTATACGAACTTGTTGAGGAAATGCGCAGTTCACCTGAAGATCATAAAATTATTCAAGCACTAGATAGGCAACTTTATGAGTATGGAGAGCGTTTGACCTCGGAAGAGGATCCTGCTATTGAAACCATTAATGAGTTTGGTGAGCAATTCCTGTTGCGTTTGATTGATTCTGGCATTGTAAAAAAGGCTTTAACAAGAGTGAAAGAAATCATCCACGAACAAGTATTTGTTGGGGAAACAGAACATACACAACTTTTAAAGGAGAAAGTGAATAGAATGTTGCATGGTTTTTACAATGATGTTTCAAAAGTGGAGGGCACCGATGCTTGGTTAAAAAGCACCTTATTGGAGTTGATAGATAAACACCACCATCGTATTGGGGAATTGGTAGGAGAAAGCTTGGCTAAACTTTCCAATGTAGAGCTGGTAAAACAAATAGAGGAAAAGGTTGGTGAAGATTTACAGTATATAAGGCTTAATGGAGCTTTAGTGGGGGGACTTGTCGGGATGATTATAATGGTGTTTAAAATCTACATTTTAGATGTACACACATAA
- a CDS encoding methylmalonyl-CoA mutase family protein, protein MKQIAPYKPKHKVRIVTAASLFDGHDAAINIMRRIIQATGVEVIHLGHDRSVEEVVNTAIQEDANAIAMTSYQGGHNEYFKYMYDLLKEKGADHIKIFGGGGGVILPEEIQELMDYGITRIYSPDDGREMGLQGMINDLVMLSDFAIGDSLNGEVSHLAEKNPKAIARVISSAENFPEVAKAALEDIHAKNKNSHTPVLGITGTGGAGKSSLVDELVRRFLIDFPEKTVGIISVDPSKRKTGGALLGDRIRMNAINNPRVYMRSLATRQSNLALSKYVNEAVEVLKAAEYDLIILETSGIGQSDTEILEHSDVSLYVMTPEFGAATQLEKIDMLDFADLVAINKFDKRGALDALRDVKKQYMRNHNLWHANPDDMPVFGTIASQFNDPGMNSLYKAIMDTLVEKSESDLKSTFEITKEMSEKIFVIPPSRTRYLSEIAENNRSYDTTATAQVEVAQKLYGIYKTIETVVGSAPVLTRSGVDTEALVVSEENKLLLELLIKEFDRMKMNLDPYNWEVITGWDEKVNRYKNPIYSFKVRDKEIKIETHTESLSHTQIPKVALPKYQAWGDILRWCLQENVPGEFPYTSGLYPFKRTGEDPTRMFAGEGGPERTNRRFHYVSLGMPAKRLSTAFDSVTLYGNDPDHRPDIYGKIGNAGVSICCLDDAKKLYSGFNLADAMTSVSMTINGPAPMLLGFFMNAAIDQQCEIYIKENGLEKEVEAKIAKIYKGKERPKYNGELPEGNDGLGLMLLGVTGDQVLPADVYADIKAKTIAQVRGTVQADILKEDQAQNTCIFSTEFALRLMGDVQEYFIENNVRNFYSVSISGYHIAEAGANPITQLALTLANGFTYVEYYLSRKMDINKFGPNLSFFFSNGIDPEYAVIGRVARRIWAKALKHKYGANPRAQMLKYHIQTSGRSLHAQEIDFNDIRTTLQALYAIYDNCNSLHTNAYDEAITTPTEESVRRAMAIQLIINKELGLAKNENPIQGSFIIEELTDLVEEAVLAEFDRITERGGVLGAMETMYQRSKIQEESLYYETLKHNGQFPIIGVNTFLSSKGSPTVIPAEVIRATEEEKQFQIKTLENLHEHYAKEVAQQLSVIQHAAINNQNIFEQLMEATKFCSLGQITNALFEVGGQYRRNM, encoded by the coding sequence AATGAGTATTTCAAATACATGTATGATTTGTTGAAGGAAAAAGGCGCAGACCACATCAAGATTTTTGGTGGCGGTGGGGGAGTCATCCTTCCAGAAGAAATCCAGGAATTGATGGATTACGGGATTACCCGAATCTATTCGCCAGACGATGGTCGTGAAATGGGCCTTCAAGGAATGATCAATGATTTGGTAATGTTATCCGATTTTGCCATTGGGGATTCCTTGAATGGAGAAGTAAGTCATTTAGCAGAGAAGAATCCAAAAGCTATTGCGAGAGTGATTTCTTCCGCGGAAAACTTCCCAGAAGTTGCCAAGGCTGCTTTAGAAGATATTCATGCTAAAAATAAAAACAGCCATACCCCAGTACTCGGAATTACAGGAACGGGAGGTGCCGGTAAATCCTCTTTGGTGGATGAGTTGGTAAGACGTTTTTTAATCGATTTTCCAGAGAAAACAGTCGGGATAATTTCTGTGGACCCTTCCAAAAGAAAGACGGGTGGCGCTTTATTGGGGGATAGAATTCGTATGAATGCCATTAATAACCCTAGAGTGTACATGCGCAGTTTGGCAACACGTCAATCTAATTTGGCATTGTCAAAATACGTTAATGAGGCTGTGGAAGTTTTAAAAGCAGCCGAGTACGATTTGATTATTTTGGAAACTTCTGGAATTGGTCAGTCCGATACAGAAATTTTGGAGCACAGTGATGTGTCTTTATACGTCATGACTCCTGAATTTGGTGCTGCAACCCAGTTGGAAAAAATCGATATGTTGGATTTTGCCGATTTGGTGGCGATTAACAAATTTGACAAACGTGGCGCTTTGGATGCTTTGCGTGATGTGAAGAAGCAGTACATGCGCAACCACAATCTGTGGCATGCCAACCCGGATGATATGCCGGTATTCGGAACGATTGCATCGCAGTTCAACGATCCAGGAATGAACTCGTTGTACAAAGCCATTATGGATACTTTGGTTGAAAAGTCGGAGAGTGATTTAAAGTCGACTTTTGAAATCACCAAGGAAATGAGCGAGAAGATTTTTGTGATTCCTCCATCCAGAACCCGTTACCTTTCTGAAATCGCAGAAAACAACCGTTCTTATGATACTACTGCTACGGCACAAGTAGAGGTAGCTCAAAAGCTATATGGAATTTATAAAACCATTGAAACGGTGGTAGGCTCAGCACCGGTATTAACACGTTCAGGAGTGGATACCGAAGCCTTGGTAGTTTCAGAAGAGAACAAATTATTATTGGAACTTCTAATTAAGGAGTTCGACAGAATGAAAATGAACCTTGACCCATACAACTGGGAAGTAATTACCGGTTGGGATGAAAAGGTAAACCGATATAAAAATCCAATCTATTCCTTTAAAGTAAGAGATAAGGAAATAAAGATAGAAACACATACAGAATCCTTGTCGCATACACAGATTCCTAAAGTGGCCCTTCCAAAGTACCAAGCTTGGGGGGATATTTTAAGATGGTGCTTGCAGGAGAATGTTCCAGGGGAGTTCCCATATACTTCAGGATTATATCCGTTTAAGAGAACGGGTGAAGATCCAACACGTATGTTTGCCGGAGAAGGTGGGCCAGAGCGTACCAACCGCCGCTTCCATTACGTAAGTTTAGGAATGCCTGCCAAACGTCTGTCGACAGCATTTGATTCGGTGACGCTTTATGGAAACGATCCAGACCATCGTCCTGATATCTACGGAAAGATTGGAAACGCGGGAGTTTCTATTTGCTGTTTGGATGATGCCAAGAAATTGTATTCAGGATTCAATCTTGCCGATGCCATGACTTCGGTAAGTATGACCATCAATGGTCCTGCACCAATGTTGCTAGGATTCTTTATGAATGCCGCAATCGATCAACAATGTGAGATTTACATTAAGGAGAACGGTCTTGAAAAAGAAGTGGAGGCCAAAATAGCCAAAATCTATAAAGGAAAAGAGCGTCCAAAATATAATGGTGAATTACCTGAAGGAAATGACGGCTTAGGATTGATGCTGTTGGGCGTTACAGGAGATCAAGTATTGCCTGCCGATGTCTATGCCGATATCAAAGCTAAAACCATCGCTCAGGTGCGCGGAACAGTTCAGGCGGATATTCTTAAGGAAGACCAAGCTCAGAACACTTGTATTTTCTCTACGGAATTCGCTTTGCGATTGATGGGAGATGTACAGGAATACTTTATCGAGAACAATGTTCGCAATTTTTATTCGGTGTCTATTTCTGGGTACCATATTGCGGAGGCTGGAGCTAATCCAATTACCCAATTGGCATTGACCCTTGCCAATGGCTTTACCTATGTAGAGTACTACTTGTCTAGAAAAATGGACATCAATAAGTTTGGACCAAACTTGTCGTTCTTCTTCTCCAATGGAATCGACCCTGAATATGCAGTTATTGGTCGTGTGGCTCGTAGAATTTGGGCCAAGGCCTTAAAGCATAAATACGGAGCCAATCCAAGAGCACAGATGTTGAAATACCATATTCAAACATCAGGACGTAGCTTGCATGCCCAAGAGATTGACTTTAATGATATCCGTACGACATTACAGGCGCTTTATGCTATTTATGACAACTGTAACTCGTTGCACACAAATGCTTATGATGAAGCTATCACAACGCCAACGGAAGAGTCCGTACGTCGTGCTATGGCCATTCAGTTGATCATCAACAAGGAGTTAGGCTTGGCTAAAAATGAGAATCCAATTCAAGGATCCTTTATCATTGAAGAATTGACCGATTTGGTTGAGGAAGCTGTGTTGGCAGAGTTTGATAGAATTACAGAACGCGGGGGTGTTCTTGGGGCTATGGAAACCATGTACCAACGATCTAAAATTCAAGAGGAAAGCTTGTATTACGAAACCTTAAAGCACAATGGGCAATTCCCAATCATTGGGGTGAATACCTTCTTGAGCAGTAAGGGCTCTCCAACGGTAATCCCTGCGGAAGTAATCCGTGCAACGGAAGAGGAAAAGCAATTCCAAATTAAAACGTTGGAAAATCTCCATGAGCATTATGCTAAAGAAGTTGCTCAACAATTGTCAGTAATACAGCACGCCGCCATCAATAACCAAAACATTTTTGAACAGTTGATGGAAGCCACGAAATTCTGCTCACTTGGTCAAATTACCAATGCATTGTTTGAAGTAGGAGGGCAGTATAGACGGAATATGTAG